The Acinetobacter shaoyimingii DNA segment CAATTTCTACAACTTCTTGTTTTGCTTCATCACAGCCAGCAACATCACCAAAAGTGACTTTAATTTGATCTTCTGACAGCATTTTGGCTTTTGATTTACCAAAACTCATCGGACCATTTTTACCACCTGCGCCACCACCCATGTTGCGCATAAAGAACATGAATAACAGAATGATTAAAAGAACTGGGAAACTTGCAATAAGAAGTTGCATCAATAAACCTTGACGCTGAGGTGCAGTACCTTCTACCACAACCTTATTTTTAATCAGGTTTGGCATCAATTCAGGATCTTGAACTGCAGGACGAATACTTTCAAAAGGAGAACCGTTTGTTTTTTCGCCACTTATTCTTTCACCATCAATTGTGACTTGCTTAATTTGCCCAGCATTCACCGCTGCTATAAATTCTGAATAATTTAATGCAGCAGGCTTGTCACGGTCACTGATGTTGCTGAAGATTAGAATCAGCACACCTAAAATAACCAGCCACAAAACGGCATTTTTGAAGAGATCGCTCAAAGCTTTATTCCCATATCAATCTAATTTGATCATGCCCATAACTGGGTGACCTTTAACAAAAAGCGAGTAAATCGTTTCGCAATAATTTTAAATCGTACAAAATGCACAATTTTTGAGTACTTGGCAAGTAAACTTTATTGAGAAACTTTTTTACGGCCCTGTCCAATTAAAAAAACTTCTTTAGAACGCGCACGAGAAGCCGCAGGTTTCGCTGTCTTCAATACACTAAAGCTGTCGACTACTTGCTTTCGGAATTCATCAAAACCAGTGCCTTGGAAAACTTTTACCACAAATTGACCTTTCGGTCCCAGCACTTTATTTGCAAAATCGAGTGCAAGTTCGCACAAATAAATTTGTCTAGGTTGATCAACAGCCTTATTACCACTTGTATTGGGGGCCATATCTGAAATTACAACGTCTACGGTGCGTCCATTTAAAATATTTAACAATTTTTCGAAAACTTCTTCTTCTCGGAAGTCACCTTGCAGAAACGTTACATCTGGAAGTGCATCCATCGGTAAAATATCTGATGCGACAACAATACCTTTATCACCCACTAATTTACCAGCAATTTGTGACCAACTTCCAGGTGCAGCACCCAAGTCAACCACGACCATGCCTGGTTTAATAATTTTATATTTCTCTTGCATTTCAAGGAGTTTATACGCAGCACGTGCACGATAACCTTCTTTCTGCGCTTTTTTTACAAAAGGATCATCCAAGTGCTCTCTCATCCACTCACGACTACTTTTTGATAACTTTTGGTTGGTAATGCGTGTTGCCATAACTCTTTAAATACATCTTAAACTTATAACTTTTTATTGTACGTGAATTTTAATTTCTATGCAGTATCCATCTGTATCTAAATACGTGTTCAGATAAATGATTTTTTTTGATTAAGCTGATCGATTATTTCTACAGAATTTACAGCGTTTAAACGTGGTGTTTGCTATACTAAGTCGTTTTTAAAATTAGGTTATCTTTATGGCGGCTTTATCTATTCAGGAACGCAAACGTTTGCGTCAAATTGGACATGCACTTAACCCTGTGGTTATGTTAGGTGGACAAGGGTTGACTGAAAATGTCATTGAAGAAACAAACCGTGCTTTGAATGATCACGAACTCATTAAAGTGAAAATTGTTGCTGAAGATCGTGAAGCACGTGCTGCACTCATTGCAGAAATTGCTCAAGTAACAGGTTCTGAAATTGTGCAAACCATCGGAAAAATTGTATTGCTTTACAAAAAAGCGCCAAAACAAAATGCCAAACTTTCAAACTTGGTGCGTCACGCTCATTTGAGTAACTAATTCAAACTAGAGCAGATATTTCATGGCAAGTTATGAACTCAGTGCCTTTGATCGTTTTTACGATGTGTCACTTGTCGCAGCAATTGAGCAAGTTGCTCCATGTAATTTGAATGTGGGCTTCTGGTTACGAGATCCGAATCAACTGATTCAGTATCCAGAATTAGTCACGTCTCATCCAAGACAAGATTTTCTTTGGGAAAAAACCTGCTATGAAATTTTCATTGGGGTTAAAAATGAAGATTATTATCGCGAGATCAATCTTTCCCCTTCTCAAGCATGGCAAGCCTATCAGTTTGAAGAATATCGCTATCCTGAAGACATGCCTCCTCAAGCAGCTTACGATATCGAACTTGTTCAACTCAAACGCACTCATTATGGTCTAAATGTCAGCATAGATCTGGGTGAGTTTATGACAGCCAACAACCTTAAATGGTCGGATCTTTTTATTGGGTTAAGTGCTGTTCTTGATACCTCTAAAGGTCTGCACTTTTATGCGATGCAGCATAGTGGTCCACATGCGGATTTCCACAATAAGCGAGATTGGCTACACACCTTTTAAATCTGGATCATGTGATGATGATCATCATATGCACAGATAGGTTACGAAAAAAAGTGAGGCATATGACCTCACTTTTTTTGTATGTAACGTTTTTGTATGTAGATTTTTAACTACACTAAAGCCTCAACAACTGTTTATTGTTTGGTCGACACTTTATGCCAAACTTCCAAGGTATGTTCCTTTGAACGCTTAAGTGTATCCACCAATTGATCTTTATGTTTTACAGAAATTTGACTCACATCAGATTTCAATTCAAGTCCAAGTTTTGACAATTCGCTCACCACACTATTTAACTCAGACTTAATGAAACTTTTAAG contains these protein-coding regions:
- a CDS encoding DOMON-like domain-containing protein, which gives rise to MASYELSAFDRFYDVSLVAAIEQVAPCNLNVGFWLRDPNQLIQYPELVTSHPRQDFLWEKTCYEIFIGVKNEDYYREINLSPSQAWQAYQFEEYRYPEDMPPQAAYDIELVQLKRTHYGLNVSIDLGEFMTANNLKWSDLFIGLSAVLDTSKGLHFYAMQHSGPHADFHNKRDWLHTF
- the rlmE gene encoding 23S rRNA (uridine(2552)-2'-O)-methyltransferase RlmE; its protein translation is MATRITNQKLSKSSREWMREHLDDPFVKKAQKEGYRARAAYKLLEMQEKYKIIKPGMVVVDLGAAPGSWSQIAGKLVGDKGIVVASDILPMDALPDVTFLQGDFREEEVFEKLLNILNGRTVDVVISDMAPNTSGNKAVDQPRQIYLCELALDFANKVLGPKGQFVVKVFQGTGFDEFRKQVVDSFSVLKTAKPAASRARSKEVFLIGQGRKKVSQ
- the yhbY gene encoding ribosome assembly RNA-binding protein YhbY encodes the protein MAALSIQERKRLRQIGHALNPVVMLGGQGLTENVIEETNRALNDHELIKVKIVAEDREARAALIAEIAQVTGSEIVQTIGKIVLLYKKAPKQNAKLSNLVRHAHLSN